The Diospyros lotus cultivar Yz01 chromosome 11, ASM1463336v1, whole genome shotgun sequence region AAATTTCTTGTATTGCAGGTTGTGAAATGTTGGGTGAAGCAATTAACTCGCCAGAGAGGTTACACAGACCAAATGGTTGAAGATGCAAATGCTGTTATTCTTACTTTTGGGTCATATCGTCTGGGGGTAAGTATAGGCTTGCAGTATTATTTGAGTGCGAAAGAGAAATCccatttttctgtttttcctATGTATTTCAGATCTTGTTATGGTTTAATTTTTAGCTCATTTATGTAGCTTAAATAGAGTGGAAACAGTTTGCTCAGTTTTTGGTTTAGATGGATGAAAATATAAACATTCAAGTTGTGTATGGCCATGAAAAACTTTTGGATATATTTGCAGTTGccaaatattttgttgttttcgtTTGGGATATTTAAGACTTCATTTAAAAGGTTTAGTCTTATGGACATTCCTGGGGTGTAGTTTTCTTATGGTTGCTTGATAGGACTCACCAGGATAGGCTTGTCAAGGAAGAAAGTAATATTTGAGATGGAAAGAAGTGCAGTCTAGTTGGAACAATTGCAACCTCAGTCAAAGAATAGTATAAGAATGAGGTCAAGAACAGAAGGAGAATTTAGAGAGCAGGATGTTATTTGGGTGGAGATTGgaggaaataaaaaagaagaaatgagcaAAGACAAGAACAGAGGAGAaatggagaagagagaaaaatagaaaaactgaAATGAGAGACCTAGATTTTGAACCTGGACCAGTAAGGGTTAGTAAAAGGAAGAAGTGTTTTCTGGTGCCTTGTGCTTTATTAATGTTGATTATCCCAGGTAAGCATCACTGAAGCACATTCCAATACTGTGTAGAGCCTGTTTTTGATGGAAGAATAGATTTCGCTTGATTTTGTGGTTGGTCTTATGGTGAAGTCAGCAATTCTTGGaccattttttgcattttgttaatatgtttgagaaatgttgaatgGAGGATTTTGTTTCTGATTCTCTTCTGTGGTGCATGGGTGGGAGCATTGGAATCCTCCTATCAACTCATTCAAATTTTCTTGTTGAGAAAGGAAAATgttttttgaattatgaaaCCCTATAGTATGAAATTGCTTCAATATAGTGAAATTTTTAGTGCAAGGTTTCCTCTTTGGATAAATAAAAACATCCAAATACAGAAGTCAATTGATCAACCTCCATTTTTTGATCTTGggatttttttattctcttgcttGCACATTTTGATCTTGGAAAGTTCcttttaaatctaaaaaggaAGTTTTGTTGGAATTGAATAGCTATAGGACCAACTTCATTAAGTTTTGTGTAGTTAAGTTCTAGCATATGCAAAATATGTGTGTAATTGAGGTATGTGACCATAGAAGAAGcttttaaattagaaagttgAACATCTGAAAAGAAGAGGAATATATTTGAGATGGAATTTAGAATATGTGAGaagcatagttctgaaaggcgcgaggcgcaaagggtcctggagcctgaggcacgaggcgcacgaggcgaggcacgcctttgcgaagcgaggcgcaccttttagaaaaaaaactaaaaatcttgtaaaatcataaaaaactatcaaattatcaataataacacatgcatatcattaatgtttcattttcttcaaattctaaactaacaacatcaaagttaattcattcatcatacaatttctaaactagaaacatcatcaaagttcaaacttaaagtctcaaactcaaacaagtaccaaccatcgtgcaaagttctaaacaaacatataaacactacaagtccacaatcaataaagaagttttaatcatcatcatcatcatactcttcaccaaattgaaaatcatcatcttacggtgccatattttgctcatccttgattccttgttatttttcttcttttgcatgtactctcaaatctcttgttttattgatggaggacattttggaatagctttagtattctccacaatcaataaacactacaagtccacaatcaagaaaatgctttcattttgaaaaatgctatttttttaggtttggaagattagcgcattttttctaagtctggaagattagggcattataaggagacatataagaaaatgttttcattttgaaaaactaactcccggtattttgatagttaatattcattgttgttaaaatgatttttaatgaatttttcaagaaatagtaggtatgtattttgggggtggtaaaatcgctaaatcctgaatttgtactaaaatcaaaattctattttcttattgttatggattttgattttttagatatttttattgaatccaaatggggggtactttcttatttacatttatgtattaaagtaaatggaaggtaaaatataaataaaagaaaatgtggacatttacttaaactaaagaaatgtaaataagtagtgatgtatacatgctgaaactgagaagaggggatgctggagaggagagaaagaaatgatgcaGGCAGGATGCAGGCGCGGTTTTCATGAGGCGCGCGCCTCAgcgcctcaccttgcaaggcgcgcgccttgcagaaaccgccttgcctcagcccaggcgaggcgccaaactggcgccttaaggcgccttgcgcctaggcgcgcctttaataactatggtgagaagaagaccaGTAGATGTACATGTGAAGACAGTGATGAGTGGAATGAGTTTGTAATGAAACAGGTAGAGAAAGGCTTCAAAATATTTGGCTGGGAATTTTTATGCATGAAATGGGATTTACTGGTCTTTTAGAAATTATGGTCTTGGATGGAGATTATTGGTGAGTTAGAATCCGTGTTCTTATCTGGTGACATTAAAGCTTGGCATGGCAGTGTCATTTTTGGTGTTATCATGAATTTGTAGTGCAGGATGGAACAAACTGAATGGATGGTTCTAACAGGTTGGTGGTTGATATAGAATAGTCACTTACCTACCTAAACATGTCAATGGGCAAAGGCAAAATGATATGTTGAATGGTAACTTATACTCGATTTGGCATTGACATTTGAAAGaccaagattttttttttatagaacaGTGGTCATATTATCCACATATAAGTGTTTGATTTGCTAAATATGTACCTTTTCTTGGCAAAATATTTCATTAGATAGGTGCCCAGGGCAGACCATGAACAATATACTAAAAGCGAAAATAGAATAACTGGAACTCCTGACACCactcaatatttaaaaaaagtataattagCCCACCACAACACTTCTTCCAAACCATACAAGAATTTCTTTAACTCCTGTCACACAGGGATACTAGTTTGATCTTCAATTTCTTTACACTTTCCTTGAATGTGCTGTGATGTGGAGAATTTTATATTGGCAGGTTCATGGGCCTGGGGCTGACATGGATACCTTATGTATTGGACCATCTTATGTGAATCGAGAGGTTGGCCtcaattttcaatcttttttttctctgtATATTTTATGAATCAGAAATTTTATATCTAAAGGAGATACAATGTTTCCTCAGGAAGATTTCTTTATTATATTGCATAATATGCTGGCTGAAATGGAAGAAGTTTCTGAGCTCCAACCAGTTCCTGATGCTCATGTCCCTGTAATGAAGTTCAAGTTTCAGGGAATATCAATTGATCTCCTTTATGCAAGTATTTCGCTACTAGTTGTGCCAGAAGTAAGTGTAGAAGACTTTTCCAACTTGTTGCATGGTTGCTAACTATATTTTCTGCTTGCTCTCTTGTTTCAACCTTTTCTACCTAATATCTTTCTCCTCTTCTCCAGTTCCTACTCGGGAATTGTTTTCTGAAAATCGTACTAAATATGAGTTTTTGCATTTTGAATCAGTGAGCACCCAAtagattttttcattttctatttcaaaCTATTATTATGTTTTGGCATCATCTAAATTATGACTAGGTATATGTTGGAaattttaagtttgttttgaaGTTCCCTTGCTCTTTTATACAGTTTGTGAGGTGGAAATTTACTTTTATGAGCAATGCCCATCTTAATGAGGGATCCAGTATCTTTCTATAACCATTTAACATTTCCAGCATCTATGGCATACCCTTTTCATTGATGAGGATGGCTTTACCTTTCTGTGATATCACTGTTAGttttgtgcattttttttttttggtcatttttttgTCATGTTATCCACTAGAGATTAGAGAACGTGTCGGTGCTCTTGATTTAAAGCCCTGTTTACATTGTTTATCTCATTCTAGTTTGAATTATGTCATTTCTTATCCTTCTATCCACTAGTCATCCTATATCTGCTCTTGATTTGAGACCCGTCAATACTACATTGTTTATCTCATCATATTTacagtatttatttcattggtcctatgcttttttcttttttttttctcttttagttttggGGGGTTTGGGATTGAGGGGCTGTCTGATTGTCAGGCAGTTAGATTTAATAGCTATCAAACTTTCTGAATTACGGGTTCATGTTTCAAAGGTTTGGTCATAAAATTGGACGGTTGTAAAAGAAAGGGAATGGAAATGTGGATGTGATAGCTTGATTGATGCATATTTAGATGTACCATTGCATTACAATTTGAGTTAATCATTAAAAGTTAAACTGTTTCTGAAgacacattttatatttttaaaactttttcttgCTGATAAGCGATGTTCTGTTAATAGAACTAATGGATACAGAGTTTCACTTGCATTCTACTGAGATTTTGTTGCCAGATAATTGTGACACTGACATCTTAACAGGACTTAGACATCTCAGATCGCTCTGTGCTGTACAATGTTGATGAGCAAACTGTTCGAAGTCTTAATGGATGTAGGGTTGCAGATCAAATTCTAAAGCTCGTTCCAAATATTGAGGTGAACATATTTTCATCcatatttaatgtatttaacTATAATTAGTTTAACTACCTTTTGATTCTTTGGAACACCTATAGCACTTCCGCACGACGCTCAGATGTTTGAAGTTTTGGGCTAAAAGGCGCGGTGTTTACTCAAATGTGAGATGGCATCCTTAAGTTTAATCTTTCGCCATTTCCATTTTTACTTTTAGAAATGGGCTCTTACCGGATTCGTTCTTTACTGCTTACATAGGTTACTGGATTTCTTGGTGGTGTAAATTGGGCTCTTTTAGTTGCTCGGGTCTGCCAGCTTTATCCCAATGCAATTCCCAGTATGTTGGTCTCCCGGTTCTTCAGAGTTTATACACAGTGGCGTTGGCCAAACCCCGTGATGCTATGTTCAATAGAAGAGAATGAACTAGGTTTTCCTGTATGGGATCCTCGAAAAAACCCTCGGGATAGAACCCATCATATGCCAATTATAACCCCTGCATACCCCTGCATGAATTCTAGCTACAATGTATCTACAAGTACCCTTCGGGTTATGATGGACCAATTCCATCATGGTAACAGGATCTGTGAGGTAGGGGCATAAGGCTGATCTGTTATttctgttgtttttttttttaattttttattattgccATTGCTTACTTCATTTGGccaattaatgatttttttttctttttttcctttttatgttaTTGCCTTCGTTTTTCTCTGGCATTGCTTGCTTCTCTTGACTTGATTAATGATGGCTGTGATTTctgtttttctaatttttctgtGTTATTCTTTTCCCAGGAGATTGAGCTAAACAAAGCCCAGTGGTGTGCTCTGTTTGATCCTTACCTGTTTTTTGAGGCGTACAAAAACTATTTGCAGATTGACATAATTGCTGCAGATGCTGATGATTTGCTAACTTGGAGAGGCTGGGTAGAATCTCGGCTTAGGCAACTTACTCTGAAGGTAAATTTCAGTTTTCTTTTGATGGGGGACTTGAAACAAAATGTCGGTCCATGATTATTGCCTTACGGACATAATCATGAAAGAAAGAGTTTTCTTTCGTAACTTTTCTTTCTCTATGTTGCATTGCAGATAGAACGGGACACATATGGAATGTTGCAGTGCCATCCTTATCCAAATGAATATGTAGATACTTCCAAACCATGTCCGCATTGTgcatttttcatgggcttgcaAAGGAAACAAGGGGTAAAAGTTCAAGAAGGCCAGCAATTTGATATTCGCGGAACAGTTGATGAGTTTAAGCAAGAGATAAATATGTACATGTTTTGGAAACCGGGGATGGATATTTATGTTTCCCATGTTCGTCGGAAGCAGATTCCTGCTTACGTTTTTCCTGATGGGCATAAACGGTCAAGGCCATCAAGGCACACCAATCAGCATAGTGAAAAAACTTTTGAAGAAGATGCTGAAGGCTGCAAGTCTCGTTCTGCTGAAAAGcatctcaagagaaaaaaagattCTGAGACTGTGGATGCGAGGGCAGATAGACCAGAAAAACAAGCTTCTATTAGTCCGCAAAGGCAGGGATCTGTTTCTCCAGAAAGTTGTGCCAGTAGGTCTGGTGGAACATCTCAGGCCAGCTGCTCTGGGGAGATCAAATTAGACACCTTGGTTGCTGGCGATGTAGATAGTAATTCCAAAGATAGGTCATATAGTGGGTTGCCAGAGATTGGAACATCCATTGATTGTGCAACTGCAGGTGGAACTGATGATCAGGAACCTAGAAATAATAAGAGACCTTTAGATCGTTGTAGTTCACTTGGAGTGTGGAATGAAGTAAAGCCAAATGAACCCATGGCCAAACCCCTTACTAGTGTGGAAGTAACTAATGTCAGGATGGGAGAATGTCAGATCTGCTTAGAAGGACACAAAGGGGGCAATCCTCCGCTGACAGATGCCGGCTATCTTGAAACTGGATGTACTGCAAGAGTGCTGAGTCAGAAAGAGGGTATCATTGATAGTGGGGGAGACCTAGGGAAACCAAGCAACCACTGTGGAAAGGCAGAAAACATGAAGAATGCATCGGGTCCAAATTTCAGCATTCAGAACCTCAGTTGCGAGGTGAGTTCATCCATTCAGGATTTTGGGTTAGCAGATAAGAGTACTGGAAATTTTGAACATGGTAAGAGCTGGGATCCTTGCAGGGTAATGTATGTGCAGCAGGTCTAGATTCGACATTGGAAAAAGGGTGTTTAAATGGGAGCACTGTGTTAGAAAACAACTCGGCAGAAACATTAGAGGTTGTGAATCCAAGcttctgtttctttctttgttgtACTGTCTCTTTTATCCTGCTTGCTTTCCATTTCGCACTCCTGAAGCATGAATCATCGCTTTTATTCTGCCGCCTTGCATCATTCTCTTACTTCATGGTAGGTTCAGTTCAGCACAAGAAGATGTTTAGTACAAATTGTGTCTTGAAAACTGTCTTAGAAGGGCAGTTAAGACTTTTATAGGCAGACCTTTTTGTATGGCTTCCAAGTAGAAGATAAGGATCAATAGTGAGGGTGTCCCCATGTAACAGTGTCCAATGGCAAAGATCAGGATAATCAGATGATATTGGCGAATAGTCTGATTTAATCTTTCTCCCTCAGATACTAATTCTTTTACCTTCCCACTTTATTTAACTACTTTTTCCTTGATCATTtgattattctaattttttgcACAGAATCTCCTAACTGGTGTGTGTGGTGGTTGATCTGCACCACAGCATGTGCTACATCTCCAGTTATTGTTTAAGAACTTTAACACATGTTTTGTGCCTGAGGCTTGGATAAATACACTCCCTTCTCAGTTTATTCTCATCTTTACTGTTATTTTGTTGTCTACCGATCTAACTCTTCCATTTTTCCTATGATACTCTTGCACATGGAATGGCGATGGAATCCCAGAATGCTGCTAGTTCTGAATCAGTGCAGAAGCCGGTGATGAGGCATGTGTTTGAAACCCTTAGTTTTTCATTGTGATTCATGTTATCTTTATACTGTCCCCCGTTTGGTTGTTTCTGTGCTTTTCTCCTAGCAGGTTGAGCCTGGAATCAACAGCATAAATTCGAGTCCATCTTTCAAGAAATCATCGCTGTcaaggagaggagaggagagtaTAGAAGAGGAAGGTCACCCTGGGTGGCTAGGCTTTTGCCATGCTTTGATGTATACAAAACTATACACTTTGGATCGGAAGCAGGGGTGAGGCTGTACAGAGGACTGTGCATAGTGTGGCCGCGTAGGTGCGGTTCGTGCTGTTCTCTGCTGTGCCATTGAAGCTCAGTGCTTCTATCACCCGAAACATccccccccctctcccccccctcctcaaaaaaaaaaaaaagaaagagcgagagaggaaagaaaaaaaagaaaagaaaaaaaagagagaaggaaaatgCTTTGAGCTTTGAAGTAAACTATTGGGACAGAACTTGAAGCTGTCAAGCCTATCTCAGTTGAGCAGCTTTGGTACTTGTTGGTTTGTATGGAAACTCTTTCTATCTTTGTGGGTTGTATCTTAAGGAATGGGATTATGGACGACCTAACTAGAGCACCTTGTTGAGCAAGGGTGAGTTGTGTGGTTAACATTTTGTAAGGATTCCTCCATTTCTCTGTTAGGCTCTGTGCCTTCTCTTAACGTGTGGCTTGTGTACCTAATAATTTTgcactactctctctctctctctctcgtctaaACAGTCATTGGACATGATTGCAACCTGGGTAAAATTAGTATCTTGTAAATTCCCAGCTGATGATTAGGAAATATAGTGCAAGAGCAACAAAGGATTATAAATTTCTATATGGACGAACGGGTGCTTTGGCTGGGTGgtgttttctttatttcttctctgTTAAATGGGTAAAGCCATGGCTTTCGAGAAATGTCATGGAGTAGTAACCTTAACCCCTCTGCCACGCATGAGGTTAAACTCGGCTTTGTTAAGTTTATGCGCACGCTAATATCTTCTCGTTGTATTTaggttttatttataaaattaatagtaCATTTTCCAGATTTTAGTGAAAGGATTAAATGTTCATTAAATTCATGATAATCATCCCATGTTGGTAAATGGTTTGTTTCTTTTAGTAAGTTTAGGGTTTACTGTAATTTATTGGCGTATTCATAAGTAATCCCATCAGGATGGATGCAAGCATTATTCAATGGTTTCGTCCTAAGTCGCTTTCAtacaaatttcttttgtcatcaATATGATGGAAAAGATCTGATCATGACAGATCTGAACCTGCCACTGCAAATGagattatttagttatttatgtatttttgagaATAGAGAGATTATAGATTCCTAAAATTTATGTATCCGATCTACTTATTGGGATTAAagtttaaaattgatttttgatattGGGGTTGTTACATAGTATTGGACATTCaatcaaaatgttgttttgatttgtTCTTAGTTAAAATAATCTCTGAgtccaaaacatgaaaaacataatttatttttcatgttttgagtataaaaatgaaaagagaaaaaaagaaaagaagaaaaaaatagacaaatttattcttaaatttaaaaaataaaattatatatttatttaaaatttaaaaaatatagtatatctatattataattaaaaatataagataatatatagtatattacacatattatatatagtaatatttaatataaattataattaacataatttattatcttattttaataataaaattttactaaaaagagttaattttatcatttaataattaaatttattgaataaatatcattaaataatttttctcaaaattctaaagtaaatgTGTTtcctaattttatgttttaagaaatagttttttaaaataataaaaagaatacttttcaattttctaaaaataaactatcaaaataaaaaattaaaaataaattcaaaactcaaaactaataatttaaaaatataaagaaaatgcagccattttccatttcctttgaAATTGATATAATGGATACGTTTCATATTCATTTCCAGTTTCCTTTTCCTCTCAATCTATCTCTTAGACACTTGctaaattagtttttatattttaaaaataatcaaattacaaTTATATCCGATTCTTTGAATCCGAATTTAGATTTCTATTTGAACATTTGTGATTGTGTGATCTTTTGATTAGGGATGATACTATTGAAAGTGTTAAGATGATATTTATCacaatgattaaaataatccctGACTTTAAAATAcaatgacttatttaaaatataatgactaatttaactctaaatttaaaaatataataatttatttaattcttcttaAATTACAATATCTTGTTTGAAATTTCAcccctttctttttcaatatatatatatatatatatagtgagatTATGAATGTCTAAAATTGATGTATCCAACCCATTAGAAGGGATTAAAGTTACATTAGAGTTAATTACATAATTATGAACATGCAGTCTTCAAAGTTCAAACCATATTGCCATCTTCATCACAAACCTTGTGACTATGCTTATAGTTGTAAAGATACTTGGCATTGCTGAGAGGCGGGGCGACGTCGAACTTGCGCCCTATCCCGTGCCGCCGGCCGCCCTCCGCCGGGGCAGGACAGCGACACAGAATCTGCAACACCTCCTCCATGGAAGGCCGGTCGGAAGGCTGCGTGGTTGTGCATGCCAGCCCAAGTTTGAAGACAGTGTTCATTTCTTCAAAGTACAATGTAGCCAATAGGCGTGGCATCACTATACAGAGAGAAACTCCATGGAAGATGCCTTGGACGAGGGCATGAAGGAGCCATCTGACTTGGAAGAAATGACCATTGTCTTCAACCTTGGGCTTGGCATGCACAAGCACACGGCCATCCGACAGGCCTTCCATGAAGGAGGTGTTGCAGATTCTGTGTCGCTGTCGTGCCTCCGCGGAGGGCAACCGTCGACATGACGCTCCTAAGCAATGCTAAGTATCTTTGCACCTATAAACGTATGAAGATGGTTTCTGATGAAGACGTTCCTCCATATAGAAATTTATAATCCTTTGTTGCTCTTGCACTATATTTCCTAATCATAAGCTGGGAATTTACAAGATACTAATTTTACCCAGGGTGCATCACGTCCAATGACTGTTTagacgagagagagagtagtGCAAAATTACTAGGTAGTAGGTACACAAACCACACGTTAAGAAAAGGCACAGAGACTAACAGAGAAATGGAGGAATCCTTACAAAATGTTAACCACACAACTCACCCTTGCTCAACAAGGTGCTCTAGTTAGGTCGTCCATAATCCATTCCTTAAGATACAACCCACAAATACAAAGAGTTTCCATGCAAACCAACAAGTACCAAAGCTGCTCAACTGAGATAGGCTTGACAGCTTCAAGGTCCGCCCCAATAGTTTACTTCAAAGATCAAAGcattttccttctctcttttttttttttctttcctctcgctctttttttttttttgggggggggggggttgataGAAGCACTGAGCTTCAAGCACAGCAGAGGACAGCACGAGCCGCACCTACGCGGCCACACTGTGCACAGTCCTCTGTACAGACTCACCCCTGCTTCTGATCCAAAGTGTAAAGTTTTGTATACATCAAAGCATTACAAAAGCCTAGCAATCAAGTCACAGCCACCCAGGGTGaccttcctctcctctccttgAGAGCGATGATTTCTTGAACGATGGACACGAATTTATGCTGTCGATTCACGGCTCAACCTGCTAGGAGAAAAGCACAGAAACAGCCAAACGGGGGACAGTATAAAGATAAAATGAATCACACTGAAAAATTAaggttgtgttttttttttttttggttgttttcaaattatttttattttttaattttttaaaataataaaaactagttctctttattatttttaaaaataaaaaaattataaaaaaactcaaaataataaaaaattattttgagtattttcattctaaataaattctaaactcaaaacatatttatttatttatttattcatattttattattataataaaaaaaatattacaaaattcattgattttaaaatttatatatttttttaataatatattaacattaaatatttttaatttattgaataatcaaatttattgaataaaatattattaaaaaattattttcaaaattttaaagagaacgtattttataattttctgttttgaaaaattattttttaaaatgagaaagagaacgtatttttaaatttttaaaaatagactattaaaataaaaattaaaaataaatttaaaactcaaaattaaaagttaaaagccAAAGACAACGCAGCATAAAGGTTTCAAACACACGCCGGCTTCTGCACTGATTCAGAACTAGCCGCATTCTGGGATTCCATCGCCATTCCATGTGCAAGAGTATCATGGGAAAAATGGAAGAGTTAGATTGGTAGACAACAAAATAACAGTAAAGATGAGAATAAACTGAGAAGGGAGTGTATTTATCCAAGCCTCAGGCACAAAACATGTGTTAAAGTTCTTAAACAATAACTGGAGATGTAGCGCATGCTGTGGTGCAGGATCAACCACCACAAACACCAGTTAGGAGATTCTGTgcaaaaaattagaataatcaAATGATCAAggaaaaaatagttaaataaagTGGGAAGGTAAAAGAATTTAGTATCTGAGGGAGAAAGATTAAATCAGACTATTTGCCAATATCATCTGATTATCCTGATCTTTGCCATTGGACACTGTTACATGGGGACACCCTCACTATTGATCCTTATCTTCTACTTGGAAGCCATGCAAAAAGGTCTGCCTATAAAAGTCTAACTGCCCTTCTTGGACAGTTTTGAAGACACAATTTGTACTAAACATCTTCTTGTGCTGAACTGAACCTACCATGAAGTAAGAGAATGATGCAAGACGGCAGAATAAAAGCGGTGATTCGTGCTTCAGGAGTGCGAAATGGAAAGCAAGCGGGATAAAAGAGACAGTacaacaaagaaagaaacagaagCTTGGATTCACAACCTCTAATGTTTCTGCCGAGTTGTTTTCTAACACAGTGCTCCCATTTAAACACCCTTTTTCCAATGTCGAATCTAGACCTCCTGCACATACAACCCTGCAAGGATCCCAGCTCTTTACTATGTTCAAAATTTCCAGTACTCTTATCTGCTAACCCAAAATCCTGAATGGATGAACTCACCTCGCAACTGAGGTTCTGAATGCTGAAATTTGGACCCAATGCATTCTTGATGTTTTCTTCCTTTCCATA contains the following coding sequences:
- the LOC127812923 gene encoding nuclear poly(A) polymerase 4 isoform X2, encoding MVGPENLDGSSPPPPLLSQPVITKKYGVTKPISLAGPSEADFQRNAELEKFLTDSGHYESNDDAARRGDVLGRIDEVVKCWVKQLTRQRGYTDQMVEDANAVILTFGSYRLGVHGPGADMDTLCIGPSYVNREEDFFIILHNMLAEMEEVSELQPVPDAHVPVMKFKFQGISIDLLYASISLLVVPEDLDISDRSVLYNVDEQTVRSLNGCRVADQILKLVPNIEHFRTTLRCLKFWAKRRGVYSNVTGFLGGVNWALLVARVCQLYPNAIPSMLVSRFFRVYTQWRWPNPVMLCSIEENELGFPVWDPRKNPRDRTHHMPIITPAYPCMNSSYNVSTSTLRVMMDQFHHGNRICEEIELNKAQWCALFDPYLFFEAYKNYLQIDIIAADADDLLTWRGWVESRLRQLTLKIERDTYGMLQCHPYPNEYVDTSKPCPHCAFFMGLQRKQGVKVQEGQQFDIRGTVDEFKQEINMYMFWKPGMDIYVSHVRRKQIPAYVFPDGHKRSRPSRHTNQHSEKTFEEDAEGCKSRSAEKHLKRKKDSETVDARADRPEKQASISPQRQGSVSPESCASRSGGTSQASCSGEIKLDTLVAGDVDSNSKDRSYSGLPEIGTSIDCATAGGTDDQEPRNNKRPLDRCSSLGVWNEVKPNEPMAKPLTSVEVTNVRMGECQICLEGHKGGNPPLTDAGYLETGCTARVLSQKEGIIDSGGDLGKPSNHCGKAENMKNASGPNFSIQNLSCEGNVCAAGLDSTLEKGCLNGSTVLENNSAETLENAASSESVQKPVMRLSLESTA